A portion of the Paenibacillus marchantiae genome contains these proteins:
- a CDS encoding DNA ligase, whose protein sequence is MNISSVIRGLLGDSKPGNAKPLELKEGQVVRGSVVSVSDDGADAVLQIQGVQVRAKLETPLRPGETTLLQVQPPGENGVTVMKPLTGTLAELPQASLNNLLQEVGLPDTKGNRELLLAMQRSGLPLTKDNVAMVQNMMTTKPAQVPVEEWVQATGIAFQRGLPVTAETVKGLHQAVFGPPLHQLLKGLAEQLESMLTQTAGKTLPTGEQAATVKNNIMAGAPVPLNGELAGETVAASGSNRQVGGATGLSAQLVPGAVAGDAQMADGSVDTAGGAVKGNGQTGAGNAENAGLKAGASHVGTAGMVGTGIPAGTGIPGESPRAADAGVAGSRPGATGAAVEVAAGRVIAGQPEGGAAGRTDGRAETPAAAGPTASAAGQAAPAAPSAAQLAPKLLALLDALRSASTAAPARPGAATQAAPASQGGQAAAAAGGVPQPLPAGADALPAGGSAATPAGAAAAPVTHEGDPWVGRVLKLLGAEHEQQAVHGAAAQARVGDVASPGTADTLKGLLLQLASSEGAPATLKDAAGQAVQFLTGQQLLLTTDRSATFAQMHWFIPITGPDGEETASVQIQSRRGQRGELDASNCRLWFDLDMKSLGPTLVDVHVVNNIVSLRVLNNGEGMGSLLESGRDEIHKALDKLGYQLLTFKAEPWPVGQEPGAERKMNASDYSPERYKGVDMRV, encoded by the coding sequence ATGAATATAAGTTCCGTGATTCGTGGGCTGCTGGGAGATAGTAAACCGGGAAATGCCAAGCCACTGGAGTTAAAGGAAGGTCAGGTTGTAAGGGGTTCTGTGGTTAGTGTATCCGATGATGGAGCAGATGCGGTTCTTCAGATTCAGGGTGTACAGGTGCGTGCAAAATTAGAAACTCCGCTTCGGCCAGGTGAAACAACACTGCTTCAGGTCCAGCCTCCAGGTGAAAATGGCGTAACGGTAATGAAACCGCTGACGGGTACATTGGCAGAACTGCCACAGGCATCTTTGAACAATTTGCTTCAGGAGGTAGGTTTGCCGGATACCAAGGGGAATCGGGAACTGCTGTTAGCTATGCAGCGAAGCGGATTACCTTTGACCAAGGATAATGTAGCCATGGTTCAAAATATGATGACAACCAAACCTGCACAGGTGCCTGTTGAAGAATGGGTGCAGGCAACAGGTATTGCTTTTCAGCGTGGTCTTCCGGTTACAGCGGAAACGGTAAAGGGTCTACATCAAGCTGTTTTTGGCCCGCCACTACATCAGTTGTTGAAGGGCTTGGCTGAACAGCTGGAGTCCATGCTGACACAAACCGCGGGTAAAACGCTGCCGACTGGTGAACAGGCAGCTACGGTTAAGAATAACATTATGGCTGGAGCGCCTGTACCGTTAAACGGAGAGCTGGCGGGAGAAACGGTAGCTGCGTCAGGCAGTAACCGTCAGGTAGGAGGGGCAACCGGATTGTCCGCGCAACTTGTGCCTGGTGCAGTCGCTGGTGATGCTCAAATGGCAGATGGATCTGTGGATACTGCTGGTGGCGCGGTTAAAGGCAATGGACAGACTGGTGCAGGAAATGCAGAGAATGCTGGGCTTAAAGCAGGGGCCAGCCATGTTGGAACTGCTGGCATGGTGGGTACAGGTATTCCGGCAGGAACTGGAATACCTGGTGAGAGCCCGCGTGCAGCTGACGCGGGCGTTGCTGGGAGCCGCCCGGGCGCGACGGGGGCGGCTGTGGAGGTTGCTGCTGGCCGAGTGATAGCGGGCCAGCCTGAGGGTGGCGCGGCCGGGCGAACCGACGGCCGCGCTGAAACGCCTGCTGCTGCGGGGCCTACCGCTTCCGCAGCAGGGCAGGCGGCGCCAGCAGCTCCATCGGCAGCGCAGCTGGCACCCAAGCTGCTGGCGCTGCTGGACGCGCTGCGCAGCGCGTCCACAGCCGCACCGGCACGGCCGGGTGCGGCGACACAGGCCGCCCCTGCATCGCAGGGCGGCCAGGCGGCTGCGGCTGCCGGAGGCGTGCCGCAGCCTTTGCCAGCCGGCGCGGATGCGCTGCCGGCTGGCGGTAGTGCCGCAACACCTGCGGGAGCTGCGGCGGCGCCTGTCACCCACGAGGGGGACCCGTGGGTGGGGCGCGTGTTGAAGCTGCTCGGTGCGGAGCACGAGCAGCAGGCAGTGCACGGCGCGGCTGCGCAGGCGCGCGTGGGGGATGTGGCGAGTCCGGGAACCGCGGACACGCTAAAGGGCTTGCTGCTGCAGCTTGCCAGCAGCGAGGGTGCACCTGCGACGCTCAAAGATGCCGCCGGACAGGCTGTGCAATTTCTAACAGGTCAGCAGTTATTGCTAACAACAGATCGCAGTGCTACCTTTGCCCAGATGCACTGGTTTATCCCCATTACCGGTCCTGACGGAGAAGAGACGGCTTCCGTTCAGATTCAATCACGCCGTGGGCAACGCGGTGAATTGGATGCATCCAACTGCCGCCTTTGGTTTGATCTAGACATGAAAAGTCTTGGTCCAACGCTGGTGGATGTGCATGTTGTTAATAATATCGTCAGTTTGCGTGTACTTAATAACGGCGAAGGAATGGGATCGCTCCTTGAAAGTGGACGCGATGAGATCCATAAGGCGCTGGACAAGCTGGGTTATCAGTTGCTGACTTTCAAGGCGGAACCCTGGCCTGTTGGCCAGGAACCGGGTGCCGAACGGAAAATGAATGCCTCGGACTACAGTCCTGAACGATACAAAGGGGTGGACATGCGGGTATGA
- a CDS encoding EscU/YscU/HrcU family type III secretion system export apparatus switch protein, whose amino-acid sequence MKEDSQPDLMSKKAVALKYVPGESEAPVVVAKGRGKVAEAILDKAKENGVPVQEDAALVEVLSKLDLDEQIPSELYQLVAEVLTYIYRADRLASGREEEESW is encoded by the coding sequence ATGAAAGAGGATTCGCAACCGGACCTGATGTCCAAAAAGGCCGTTGCTTTAAAATATGTACCTGGTGAGAGCGAAGCACCAGTGGTCGTAGCCAAAGGCCGTGGCAAAGTGGCAGAAGCCATTCTGGATAAAGCCAAGGAAAATGGTGTGCCTGTTCAGGAGGATGCTGCACTTGTCGAAGTGCTTTCCAAACTGGATTTGGATGAACAGATCCCGTCGGAACTGTATCAACTGGTGGCCGAAGTGTTGACCTACATTTATCGTGCTGACCGTCTGGCTTCTGGACGAGAGGAAGAGGAATCATGGTAG
- a CDS encoding YraN family protein — MVEHRSEQGPASKLTRQQKGRLGEEAACDWLREHDYRILKRNWRCRSGEIDIVASHEGMIIFIEVRSRSGTGLYGTPQESVDIRKMQQVRATASVYLQMTGETNHQIRFDVIAVMLDKAGEAVSVDHIINAF, encoded by the coding sequence ATGGTAGAGCACAGATCAGAACAGGGTCCAGCTTCAAAACTGACACGTCAGCAAAAAGGGCGATTGGGTGAAGAAGCTGCTTGCGACTGGCTTCGTGAGCATGATTATCGCATTTTGAAGCGCAATTGGCGCTGCCGAAGCGGAGAGATTGATATCGTTGCTTCCCATGAAGGCATGATTATTTTTATTGAAGTCCGCAGTAGAAGTGGAACTGGACTGTATGGAACACCCCAGGAGTCGGTAGATATTCGTAAAATGCAGCAGGTACGTGCAACTGCATCTGTATATTTGCAAATGACGGGAGAGACAAATCATCAAATTCGTTTTGATGTGATCGCAGTCATGTTGGATAAAGCAGGCGAAGCCGTTTCGGTCGATCATATCATTAATGCATTTTGA
- a CDS encoding paeninodin family lasso peptide: MKEIQSAAAKKMKQEWVTPQLEVLDISETMNGGEGIWQYVWGGEFWKLEMLVS, encoded by the coding sequence ATGAAAGAAATTCAATCTGCTGCGGCAAAGAAAATGAAACAGGAGTGGGTGACACCGCAATTGGAAGTGCTGGATATTAGCGAAACCATGAACGGTGGTGAAGGAATTTGGCAATATGTATGGGGCGGGGAATTTTGGAAGCTCGAAATGTTGGTCAGTTAG
- a CDS encoding carboxypeptidase-like regulatory domain-containing protein → MSIQWKWMIRLSVFLIFFGVCGLLYSGTTYAASKNVSAEGQVNNLAQTSKIYGKITDMDGFPVKDVNVNIKMYTFENSEIATKTIKTNSKGEYNFETTLSEGIRIKISLVAKGYLDTDKNYISYYLIPGETRAFNFSLYEPATVVGKVTDQSGKPVVGAVIKATTVSQSVKTDKDGNYAITGINPYYAPDIVVSVDADGYVPYTKYLFLYTGVTEKLNITLQEAAKVSGLVQDEQGRPVAGATVSINNLKMITDKQGKYSMDRLSPGISIISVEADGYIKQTIRVTLVKGPKNTFDFILKSNVDKTPPVTKYALIPLTEVSNGKQYINGFNFKLKATDEVDGSGLKMTQYRINGGQWITFTGPIKIYAPEVKTVEYFSTDVAGNQEKINKMDFLNGKYEGAGSYPY, encoded by the coding sequence ATGAGTATTCAATGGAAATGGATGATTCGTTTAAGTGTGTTTTTAATATTTTTCGGGGTGTGTGGTCTGCTGTATTCTGGAACGACATATGCTGCATCCAAAAATGTTTCTGCGGAGGGGCAAGTTAATAATCTTGCTCAAACTTCAAAAATTTATGGAAAAATTACTGATATGGATGGTTTTCCGGTGAAAGATGTAAATGTAAATATTAAGATGTACACATTCGAAAACAGCGAAATAGCAACCAAAACAATTAAAACCAATTCCAAGGGAGAGTACAATTTTGAAACAACGTTAAGTGAAGGCATACGCATCAAGATTAGTCTGGTTGCCAAGGGGTACTTGGACACCGACAAAAATTATATTAGCTATTATTTGATTCCGGGAGAAACAAGGGCATTTAATTTTTCCCTCTATGAACCAGCAACAGTTGTAGGCAAAGTTACTGATCAATCAGGAAAACCAGTTGTGGGTGCTGTCATTAAAGCAACAACTGTCAGCCAGTCTGTGAAGACGGACAAGGATGGAAACTACGCAATTACAGGTATTAATCCTTATTACGCCCCTGATATTGTGGTTTCGGTTGATGCAGATGGGTATGTTCCTTACACAAAATATCTTTTTCTATATACCGGTGTTACAGAGAAGTTGAACATAACACTTCAAGAGGCCGCCAAGGTGAGTGGCTTGGTGCAAGATGAACAGGGGAGGCCAGTGGCTGGGGCCACGGTATCTATTAATAATCTTAAGATGATAACAGACAAACAAGGCAAGTATTCAATGGATCGACTGTCTCCGGGAATAAGCATAATCTCTGTTGAAGCGGATGGTTATATCAAGCAAACGATTAGGGTAACTTTGGTCAAAGGACCTAAAAATACTTTTGATTTTATTCTCAAGAGTAATGTAGACAAAACCCCTCCTGTAACCAAATATGCTTTAATTCCTCTAACAGAGGTATCCAACGGAAAACAATATATTAATGGATTTAATTTTAAGTTAAAGGCAACGGACGAAGTTGACGGATCTGGCTTGAAAATGACCCAGTACAGAATCAATGGTGGGCAATGGATCACGTTTACCGGACCAATAAAAATCTATGCTCCTGAAGTCAAAACAGTGGAGTATTTCAGTACGGATGTCGCCGGGAATCAGGAAAAGATAAACAAAATGGATTTTTTGAATGGGAAGTATGAAGGAGCAGGATCATACCCGTATTGA
- a CDS encoding nitroreductase family protein yields the protein MSKSTQTGNVVREAIQNRRTVKKFKKEAVPTQQIIDLLDTAVWAPNHKLREPWRFLLFSGSGLNKLADAIDAEMGEDNKFSANIKQVPSVMLVVMEEDPRQNIWDEDFAAVSALVQNFLLAAWSEDIGTFWVTKPFLYGPKFRKSLGVQAGEKIIGMVYMGYPDVIPSAKERTPAKDKLTIFE from the coding sequence ATGAGTAAATCTACCCAAACGGGTAACGTTGTAAGAGAAGCCATTCAAAATCGTCGTACCGTCAAAAAGTTTAAAAAAGAAGCTGTCCCCACACAGCAGATTATTGATTTGTTGGATACAGCCGTATGGGCACCCAATCATAAATTGCGTGAGCCGTGGCGGTTTTTATTGTTTAGCGGAAGTGGACTGAACAAGCTGGCAGACGCTATTGATGCAGAGATGGGAGAGGATAACAAGTTCTCTGCCAATATCAAACAGGTCCCTTCCGTCATGCTTGTCGTTATGGAAGAAGATCCGCGCCAGAATATCTGGGATGAAGATTTTGCTGCAGTGAGTGCATTGGTACAGAACTTTCTACTCGCTGCATGGAGTGAAGACATTGGTACGTTCTGGGTAACCAAGCCTTTCTTGTACGGACCAAAATTCCGTAAGTCCCTTGGCGTTCAGGCTGGGGAAAAAATTATCGGCATGGTTTACATGGGGTATCCAGATGTTATTCCTTCTGCCAAAGAACGTACACCAGCCAAGGATAAGCTGACTATATTTGAATAA
- a CDS encoding YifB family Mg chelatase-like AAA ATPase produces the protein MYGKLHSACLYGIDGVLIEVETDLSNGLPQTSIIGLPDSAIREAVERVRAAIKNCGYQYPLQRITINLAPADLRKEGSSFDLAIAIGLLTTSGQLVLPVQERTLVVGELALDGSVRSVPGILSMVDLAKRLGFTSVLLPADNLEEASLIRGIQIYGIRHLQDIVPEQETNSKNKEGMLQNTGPVVLKDYAHLSALNPNVGNIERHERPMRSPSLDDDYSDVLGQHHVKRALMIAAAGMHNILLVGPPGTGKTMLIKRLPTILPPLSEDEALEVTKVLSAAGKLKDTSNGLIADRPFRSPHHTISTSGLIGGGGIPKPGEVSLAHRGILFLDELPEFQRQVLEVLRQPLEDRKVTISRARAAFTFPAQFMLACSMNPCPCGYLSAQSEDQRCICSPARVAAYRAKISGPLLDRIDLQVEVPPPSEWRKAGASPSSAEMQAKVIHAHHIQAARYANSSVRWNSQLSGTLLRRTISLPEEADQLLQQTLQALNLSMRAHDRIIKMAQTIADLDHEGVILTAHVAEAIQYRQLDLNLF, from the coding sequence ATGTATGGAAAACTGCATAGTGCCTGTTTATATGGAATTGACGGCGTTTTAATTGAAGTGGAAACAGATTTGTCGAACGGGCTACCCCAGACGTCTATTATCGGATTGCCGGATTCGGCTATTCGTGAAGCGGTTGAACGTGTTCGTGCCGCCATAAAAAACTGTGGTTACCAGTATCCGTTGCAACGGATTACGATCAATCTGGCCCCCGCTGATCTGCGCAAGGAAGGATCTTCTTTCGATCTTGCCATCGCTATTGGTTTACTTACAACAAGTGGTCAGCTAGTGCTTCCTGTGCAGGAACGGACATTGGTGGTGGGTGAGCTGGCATTGGACGGTTCAGTGAGATCTGTTCCTGGCATTTTGTCCATGGTGGATTTGGCGAAACGGCTAGGCTTTACCTCCGTTCTTCTGCCAGCCGATAATCTGGAAGAGGCTTCGCTAATTCGGGGTATCCAGATATATGGTATTCGTCATTTGCAAGATATCGTTCCTGAACAGGAAACGAATTCAAAGAACAAGGAAGGAATGCTACAGAATACGGGGCCTGTTGTTTTAAAAGATTACGCCCATCTGTCTGCTCTGAATCCCAATGTCGGTAATATTGAGCGCCATGAGCGTCCAATGCGATCTCCATCGTTGGACGATGATTATAGTGATGTACTGGGACAGCATCATGTAAAGCGTGCACTCATGATTGCCGCAGCAGGCATGCACAATATTTTGCTCGTCGGACCACCAGGAACAGGGAAAACGATGTTAATTAAACGGCTGCCTACGATTCTCCCACCATTGTCCGAAGACGAAGCGCTGGAAGTAACTAAAGTGCTAAGTGCCGCAGGCAAGCTTAAAGATACCTCGAATGGTCTCATCGCAGACAGACCCTTTCGCTCTCCACATCATACGATCTCCACTTCAGGTCTAATTGGAGGCGGCGGCATCCCCAAACCGGGTGAAGTAAGTCTTGCCCACCGGGGTATATTGTTTCTGGATGAGCTGCCTGAGTTTCAGCGGCAAGTCCTAGAAGTGTTAAGACAACCATTGGAGGATCGTAAAGTCACCATTAGTCGGGCGAGAGCTGCTTTCACATTTCCAGCACAATTTATGCTCGCCTGTTCTATGAATCCTTGTCCTTGCGGTTATCTCTCTGCCCAATCGGAGGATCAAAGATGTATATGCAGTCCTGCCCGTGTTGCCGCCTACCGTGCCAAAATCTCGGGACCGCTGCTAGATCGCATCGACCTTCAGGTCGAAGTTCCTCCCCCGAGCGAGTGGCGCAAGGCTGGCGCTTCTCCTTCATCTGCGGAAATGCAGGCCAAAGTCATTCATGCTCATCATATTCAGGCCGCAAGATATGCTAATAGTTCAGTTCGCTGGAATAGTCAGTTATCAGGAACTCTTCTGCGCCGAACGATCAGTCTGCCTGAAGAAGCAGACCAACTGCTCCAGCAGACACTGCAAGCACTGAACCTGAGCATGCGTGCACATGATCGAATTATTAAGATGGCCCAGACGATCGCAGACTTGGACCATGAAGGCGTCATTTTGACAGCTCATGTGGCTGAGGCGATACAGTATCGTCAACTGGATTTGAATTTATTTTGA
- a CDS encoding MarR family winged helix-turn-helix transcriptional regulator — MQNESLKLDNQLCFAIYACSREITKMYQPYLEVLGVTYSQYLVLMVLWEREECTVKEIGEALYLDSGTLTPLLKRLQSAGLIHRERSAQDERKVLITLTDAGRELRHKALSIPEAIQEDACLNSSEFESLLGQFKGLLEKVHQTNTKVARK, encoded by the coding sequence ATGCAGAATGAAAGTTTGAAGCTGGATAACCAATTATGCTTTGCCATATACGCTTGTTCACGTGAAATTACGAAGATGTACCAGCCCTACCTTGAGGTGCTTGGTGTAACTTATTCTCAATACTTGGTCTTGATGGTATTGTGGGAACGTGAAGAATGTACGGTTAAGGAAATCGGAGAGGCACTTTACCTCGATTCAGGGACTTTGACGCCTCTTCTGAAACGTTTGCAGTCAGCAGGACTTATTCATCGTGAACGTTCAGCTCAGGACGAACGGAAAGTATTGATTACCCTTACAGACGCTGGGCGGGAACTTCGCCATAAAGCCTTGTCTATACCTGAAGCGATTCAGGAAGATGCATGTCTGAACAGTTCAGAGTTTGAATCTCTACTGGGACAGTTCAAAGGCCTTCTGGAGAAAGTCCATCAGACCAATACCAAAGTAGCCAGAAAATAA
- the sucC gene encoding ADP-forming succinate--CoA ligase subunit beta gives MNIHEYQGKEVLKQYGVTVPNGKVAYTVDEAVAAAEALGSPVTVVKAQIHAGGRGKAGGVKVAKSIDEVRAYASEILGKVLVTHQTGPEGKEVKRLLIEEGCDIRKEYYVGVVVDRATGRVVMMASEEGGTEIEEVAEATPEKIFKEIIDPAIGLQVFQARKLAYSIRIPNELVNKAVKFMLALYKAFVEKDCSIAEINPLVVTGDGNVIALDAKLNFDSNALFRHKDILELRDLDEEDEKEIEASKYDLSYIALDGNIGCMVNGAGLAMATMDIIKYYGGDPANFLDVGGGATTEKVTEAFKIILSDAKVAGIFVNIFGGIMRCDVIANGVVEAAKQLGLTKPLVVRLEGTNVELGKRILGESGLNIVPADSMADGAQKIVALVK, from the coding sequence ATGAATATCCATGAATATCAAGGAAAAGAAGTACTGAAACAGTATGGAGTCACCGTTCCAAACGGAAAGGTTGCTTATACAGTCGATGAAGCGGTTGCGGCCGCAGAGGCACTGGGCAGTCCAGTGACTGTAGTCAAAGCGCAAATTCATGCAGGTGGCCGGGGGAAAGCCGGCGGTGTGAAAGTAGCGAAAAGTATCGACGAAGTTCGTGCTTACGCATCCGAAATTTTGGGAAAAGTATTGGTAACACACCAGACTGGACCTGAAGGTAAAGAAGTGAAGCGTCTTCTGATTGAAGAAGGATGCGATATCCGCAAAGAGTATTATGTGGGTGTTGTTGTGGACCGTGCCACAGGCCGCGTCGTAATGATGGCTTCCGAAGAAGGCGGTACAGAGATCGAAGAAGTAGCTGAAGCTACACCTGAGAAAATTTTCAAAGAAATTATTGACCCTGCAATTGGATTGCAAGTGTTCCAAGCACGTAAACTGGCGTACAGCATTCGTATTCCGAATGAGTTGGTGAACAAAGCGGTTAAGTTTATGCTTGCATTGTACAAAGCATTTGTCGAAAAAGATTGCTCCATTGCCGAGATCAATCCACTCGTTGTTACAGGAGATGGAAACGTTATCGCGCTGGATGCAAAATTGAATTTTGATTCCAACGCCTTGTTCCGTCACAAAGACATTTTGGAATTGCGTGATCTGGATGAAGAAGACGAAAAAGAAATCGAAGCTTCCAAATACGACCTGAGCTACATAGCACTTGATGGCAACATCGGCTGTATGGTCAATGGTGCGGGACTTGCGATGGCGACGATGGATATCATCAAATACTATGGCGGCGACCCGGCTAACTTCCTCGATGTTGGGGGCGGTGCTACAACAGAGAAAGTGACCGAAGCTTTCAAAATCATTTTGTCTGACGCCAAAGTGGCGGGTATCTTCGTTAACATTTTTGGCGGAATTATGCGTTGTGATGTCATTGCCAATGGTGTTGTTGAAGCCGCGAAGCAGCTTGGCCTGACTAAACCGCTGGTTGTTCGTCTTGAAGGAACTAACGTGGAGCTTGGTAAACGTATTTTGGGTGAATCCGGCCTGAATATCGTCCCTGCTGATTCCATGGCCGATGGTGCACAGAAAATTGTTGCCCTCGTAAAATAA
- the sucD gene encoding succinate--CoA ligase subunit alpha, whose protein sequence is MSILIDKNTKVITQGITGSTGMFHTKGALDYGTQMVGGVTPGKGGTNVDITLEDGKVVSLPVFNTVQEAKEATGATASVIYVPPAFAADSIMEAVDAELDLVICITEGIPVLDMVKVDRFMEGKDTVLIGPNCPGVITPGECKIGIMPGYIHMPGHVGVVSRSGTLTYEAVHQLSARGIGQSSAVGIGGDPVKGSEFIDILKRFNEDPQTRAVIMIGEIGGTAEEDAAEWVRDNMTKPVVGFIGGVTAPPGKRMGHAGAIISGGKGTAKEKIAKLESCGIKVAPTPAEMGSTLVSVLEERGILDLCTTH, encoded by the coding sequence GTGAGTATTTTGATTGATAAAAATACAAAAGTCATTACGCAAGGCATTACGGGTTCAACGGGAATGTTCCACACGAAGGGCGCATTGGACTACGGAACCCAGATGGTAGGTGGCGTTACACCGGGTAAAGGCGGAACCAATGTTGATATCACGCTGGAAGATGGCAAAGTAGTCAGTCTGCCGGTGTTTAATACAGTACAGGAAGCGAAGGAAGCTACTGGCGCAACAGCGAGCGTCATCTACGTTCCTCCGGCATTTGCAGCGGATTCCATCATGGAAGCTGTTGACGCAGAGCTGGATCTCGTGATCTGTATTACAGAAGGTATTCCGGTACTTGATATGGTCAAGGTTGACCGCTTCATGGAAGGAAAAGATACCGTTCTGATCGGACCAAACTGTCCGGGCGTTATTACACCAGGTGAATGCAAAATCGGCATCATGCCAGGTTATATTCATATGCCTGGTCACGTTGGCGTGGTTTCCCGTAGTGGAACACTCACCTATGAAGCCGTTCATCAATTGTCTGCGCGTGGAATTGGACAATCTTCTGCTGTGGGAATCGGTGGTGACCCGGTTAAAGGATCCGAGTTCATTGATATCCTGAAACGGTTCAATGAAGATCCGCAGACACGTGCTGTTATCATGATTGGTGAAATCGGTGGTACGGCTGAAGAAGATGCTGCAGAGTGGGTACGCGATAACATGACCAAACCGGTAGTTGGCTTCATCGGTGGTGTTACGGCGCCTCCAGGCAAACGTATGGGTCATGCGGGTGCTATTATCTCTGGCGGTAAAGGTACAGCCAAAGAAAAAATTGCAAAACTGGAATCTTGCGGAATCAAAGTTGCTCCGACGCCAGCTGAAATGGGCTCGACTCTTGTGAGCGTACTTGAAGAACGCGGAATTCTGGATTTGTGCACGACACATTAA
- the dprA gene encoding DNA-processing protein DprA codes for MEERWILVGLHETDGIGKKTISKLLSGQHQLTDFLDYKEGDWIAAGLRKDQAVRLTKQFNIDWIEQRQEGVYKQGIEIVTYLDQDYPILMKETVQPPWVMYGRGDMNLLHAQSIAMVGTRMPTVYGRKIGEKLAEQLCKAGLTIVSGLARGIDSVCHDATLRANGKTIAVFGTGIDNIYPPENTSLAERIAETGLLLSEYPPGTRARQGLFPERNRIIAGLTLGTLVVEADIRSGSLITADAALEAGRDVFAVPGPITSPKSRGSHNLIRQGAKLVTCATDLLEEFRLDLPKAEQLPYNRGRSAESSETSNQGIFPVVKLSSDEQRVIYLLEQEEQSLDQLVEQLNWDFGHLHSVLLSLIIKKQISQLPGTKYARV; via the coding sequence ATGGAAGAGAGATGGATTTTGGTTGGACTGCATGAAACGGATGGTATTGGTAAGAAAACAATCTCGAAACTGCTATCAGGACAACATCAATTGACGGATTTTCTAGATTATAAAGAAGGAGATTGGATTGCCGCGGGTTTACGCAAGGATCAGGCTGTGCGTCTAACCAAGCAATTCAATATCGACTGGATTGAGCAGAGACAAGAGGGTGTATATAAACAGGGAATTGAGATCGTTACCTATCTGGATCAAGACTACCCCATATTAATGAAGGAAACCGTTCAGCCACCCTGGGTAATGTACGGTCGAGGAGATATGAATCTGTTGCACGCTCAATCCATTGCAATGGTAGGAACACGTATGCCTACTGTATACGGACGTAAAATTGGTGAAAAGCTGGCAGAGCAACTATGCAAGGCAGGGCTGACCATTGTAAGCGGGCTTGCCAGAGGAATAGATAGTGTGTGCCACGATGCAACTCTTCGTGCAAACGGCAAAACCATTGCGGTATTTGGGACAGGAATTGATAACATCTATCCACCGGAAAATACAAGTCTTGCCGAACGAATTGCCGAAACAGGGCTGCTTTTATCAGAATATCCTCCGGGTACACGTGCGCGTCAGGGATTATTCCCGGAACGTAATCGGATCATTGCAGGGTTAACTCTCGGTACGCTAGTCGTTGAGGCTGATATCCGAAGTGGATCACTCATTACAGCAGATGCTGCACTCGAAGCGGGAAGAGACGTGTTTGCAGTCCCAGGTCCCATTACATCTCCCAAAAGCCGAGGCTCGCACAATCTGATTCGTCAGGGGGCAAAATTGGTGACCTGTGCCACAGATTTATTGGAAGAGTTTCGATTGGACTTGCCAAAAGCGGAGCAACTTCCTTACAATAGAGGACGTTCGGCGGAAAGCAGTGAAACTTCCAATCAAGGAATATTCCCTGTCGTAAAACTATCTTCAGATGAACAACGTGTTATTTATCTGCTAGAGCAGGAAGAGCAATCACTGGATCAACTTGTGGAACAGCTCAACTGGGATTTTGGACATTTGCATTCAGTTCTGTTATCTTTAATCATAAAAAAGCAGATTAGCCAATTACCTGGAACCAAATACGCGAGGGTATGA